The following nucleotide sequence is from Vanrija pseudolonga chromosome 4, complete sequence.
GCCACGTCGGTGTCCAAGGCCGTCAAGGGCGACCTTGTCCCCTCGGCCCACATGTAATTTTGGCGAGTATTCTTTGTTGTGCCACGATCTTCAGCAGTCAAAACATTGTAGAGTTACATGCTGGGTTATGCATGGTGTAGGACACTGGCGGGGGAGTGTAGGTGCGCATCAGCCAGGCTCGGCAGGCCGGCCGATAACGAATCGTGATGCTACCACGCCCATGGGGCCACACACGCCCCGACCTCGCAACCTCGGGCCGGCAGCACACCCGGGAAGGGCGAGAGGCGCAAGAAGAGCGGTACAACGTAGTACGCACAGCGCAGcacgctgcccgcgccgctcggctcACCACGATCCGACGCTGgccgcatcgtcgccgacggtcgacgacgagtgctgCGCTAGCCGACGTGACCTCGGGCCGGCCACGCCGAGATTATCAATTCgggccgacctcgccgcgcgcaacgCGCACTGATAATGCCCCGCccccccgcgtcgtcgaccactcCACACCACCAACACAATGCCGGCCCCCACCCCGCTCCCAGCCCTAACGTATGACCGGCCCGCATCGCTGtgggtcgaggcgctgccCCTCGGCAACGGGAGCCTCGGGGCAATGGTGTACGGCGACCCGTGGGACGAGCGGATCGCGCTCAACGAGTCGACGCTGTGGTCTGGCTCGCCTCTCAACGAATCTaacgcggccgcggcgataCCCGCCAGTGTCGCCCAGCCGGCGCTGCTTGACGCGCGCGTGGCAGTGCTCGACCGCCGGTACGATGACGCGACGAAGGCGGTCGAGAAGGTACAGGGGCCGTACTCGCAGGCCTTCCTCCCGCTCGGCACACTGCGCCTGCGTACCCGTGTCGCGGGggagaaggacaagggcaCCGCGACGGGgtacacgcgcgcgctggacCTTGACACGGCGACGCACGTATCGCggtacgagctcgacgggcgCCGGGTTCGCTGGACGTCGTTCGCCAGCCACCCGGATAACGCCCTCGTCGTGCGGCTCGAGTCCGAGGTGCCgctcgacattgacgccAGCTTCGACAGCGAGCTCAAGGGTGTCGAGCTGGACGGAGCGTCGCCCCCCGGCCGGCTGGTAATCGgcctccgcgcgccgagcgactgCCCGCCCCCACACGAGCCGACCGAGAGCGTCAAGTGGTCCGAGGCGCCCGGGGAGGCgatgcgcgccgccgccgtgttgGGGTGGacgcacgacggcgaggttggtgcAGCTGGCGGGctctcggcgcgcggggtgACGCGCctcacgctcgtgctcgctgcgcagACGACgttcgtcgacgcgctcacccCGCCTGGGGTGgacgctgcccccgccgcggcaacggcactcgcccgcgtcgacgccgcgctcgccgacgtcgaggcgaccGCCGCACGCCACTTGGCAGACTACACTGCGCTCTAcgcccgctcggcgctgtcgctccccggcgcgccgctccacGCCACGCTGTACAACTACGGCCGGTACCTGCTCATTGCTGGCTCGCGCACCGGCGCAGCGATGAACCTCCAGGGCCTGTGGAACAAGACGGCGCGCCCGGTCTGGTCGAGCAACTACACGATCAACATCAACACGCAGATGAACTACtgggcggcggaggccgtcgggctgggcgagctcgccgagccgctcTTCGGGCTGATCGACGCGCTGGCAACAAAGggcaagacgacggcgcagcgcctgTACGGCACGCGCGGCTGGGTCGCCCACCACAATACCGACGTGTGGGCGTACTCGTCCCCCGTGGGCATGGGGCACAGCTCGTGCCAgtgggcgtggtggccgtTTGCCGGGCCGTGGCTgtgcctcgcgctcgtcgagcgcgtgcgtTTCGGCAACAGGGAGtttgcggcgcgcgcgtggggGCCAGTACGCGACGCGATGGCGTTTGTCCTCGACTGGGTGTTTgagcacgacggcgtgctgatcactgcgccgagcacgagcccAGAGAACACGTtcaccgtcggcgacgacgcgacgcggcaCGCGGtgacgcgcagcgcgacgatGGACATCAGCCTCGCCACCGAGCTtgggcgcgcgctgctcgagattgccgaggcggccgggaCGGCCTCGGACCCGATCGTGGCGGAGACGCGCGCGTTCGTGGCGCGTCTCCCGCGCATCTCGCCTGGCTCTGACGGGCTGCTGCCAGAGTGGGCCGAGAACCACGCGCAGGCGGAAGCGCCGCACAGGCACATGAGCCACCTGGTCGGCGTGTATCCCGGCAACACAatccgcgacgccgaccagctcgcggccgccgggcgcgggctcgacgagcgcgaggacgacctgGCCACGGGGTGGGCGCTAGCGTGGAAGGTTtccctgcgcgcgcgcctgcgcgaTGTGCAAAAGATCGACCACACGCTGAGCTTGAtcacgcgcgacgccgcgatgccagagcacgacgacgaggtgtaCGAGGGCAGCGCGTTcacgacgcgcggcgggctgtACCCCAACCTCTTCTCGACGCACCCGCCGTTCCAGATCGACGGGAACTTGGGGTATGTGGCCGGCGTGGCCGAGTGTCTCCTCCAGAGCCAGTGGG
It contains:
- the FUC95A_0 gene encoding Alpha-L-fucosidase 2, whose protein sequence is MPAPTPLPALTYDRPASLWVEALPLGNGSLGAMVYGDPWDERIALNESTLWSGSPLNESNAAAAIPASVAQPALLDARVAVLDRRYDDATKAVEKVQGPYSQAFLPLGTLRLRTRVAGEKDKGTATGYTRALDLDTATHVSRYELDGRRVRWTSFASHPDNALVVRLESEVPLDIDASFDSELKGVELDGASPPGRLVIGLRAPSDCPPPHEPTESVKWSEAPGEAMRAAAVLGWTHDGEVGAAGGLSARGVTRLTLVLAAQTTFVDALTPPGVDAAPAAATALARVDAALADVEATAARHLADYTALYARSALSLPGAPLHATLYNYGRYLLIAGSRTGAAMNLQGLWNKTARPVWSSNYTININTQMNYWAAEAVGLGELAEPLFGLIDALATKGKTTAQRLYGTRGWVAHHNTDVWAYSSPVGMGHSSCQWAWWPFAGPWLCLALVERVRFGNREFAARAWGPVRDAMAFVLDWVFEHDGVLITAPSTSPENTFTVGDDATRHAVTRSATMDISLATELGRALLEIAEAAGTASDPIVAETRAFVARLPRISPGSDGLLPEWAENHAQAEAPHRHMSHLVGVYPGNTIRDADQLAAAGRGLDEREDDLATGWALAWKVSLRARLRDVQKIDHTLSLITRDAAMPEHDDEVYEGSAFTTRGGLYPNLFSTHPPFQIDGNLGYVAGVAECLLQSQWGVISLLPALPTAWNGGRVSGLIARPGVRVGLEWEGRRLVEARLEAVGEAGRGRHVLELGGVRREVELGKGVLVLRAKDFEEACSGW